A single region of the Parafrankia irregularis genome encodes:
- a CDS encoding anti-sigma factor, with translation MDTAPPAAGDGDGDGDGSSGDGHGDGPRDVVQLTIPATGAFLVVLRTATASLAARADFTLDDIEDLRIAVDEACALLLVSAVPESSLECVFTLSPGVLRVTVSVDSLDGEPPSRDTFAWTVLNALAGEVRTSTGPGRRVTIELAKRRGGE, from the coding sequence ATGGATACGGCACCTCCAGCCGCCGGCGATGGTGATGGCGATGGCGATGGCAGCTCCGGCGACGGCCACGGTGACGGTCCGCGCGACGTCGTGCAGCTCACCATCCCCGCCACCGGAGCTTTCCTGGTCGTCCTTCGCACCGCGACCGCGTCCCTGGCCGCGCGGGCGGACTTCACCCTCGACGACATCGAGGATCTGCGGATCGCCGTGGACGAGGCCTGCGCCCTTCTGCTGGTCTCCGCGGTCCCCGAATCGTCCCTGGAATGCGTCTTCACGCTGTCGCCGGGCGTCCTGAGGGTGACCGTCTCGGTCGACAGCCTCGACGGTGAGCCGCCGTCGAGGGACACGTTCGCCTGGACCGTGCTGAACGCGCTCGCCGGTGAGGTCCGCACTTCCACCGGGCCGGGCCGACGAGTCACGATCGAGCTGGCGAAGCGACGCGGCGGTGAATAG
- a CDS encoding arsenate reductase ArsC, giving the protein MPEKPSILFVCVHNAGRSQMAAGFLTHLAGDQVEVRSAGSVPATEVNPVAVAAMAEIGIDIAAATPKILTADAVATSTLVITMGCGDTCPVFPGIRYEDWKLDDPAGLDVDAVRPIRDAIRAHVETLLNELLPTG; this is encoded by the coding sequence GTGCCCGAGAAACCGTCGATCCTGTTCGTCTGCGTGCACAACGCCGGCCGTTCCCAGATGGCCGCCGGCTTCCTCACCCACCTCGCCGGCGACCAGGTCGAAGTCCGTTCCGCCGGCTCAGTTCCGGCAACTGAGGTCAACCCGGTAGCCGTGGCGGCGATGGCCGAGATCGGCATCGACATCGCCGCTGCGACACCGAAGATCCTCACCGCCGACGCGGTCGCGACCTCGACCCTGGTCATCACCATGGGCTGCGGCGACACCTGCCCGGTCTTCCCCGGCATCCGATACGAGGACTGGAAGCTCGACGACCCCGCCGGCCTTGACGTCGACGCCGTCCGCCCGATCCGCGACGCGATCCGCGCCCACGTCGAAACGCTTCTGAACGAACTTCTGCCCACCGGCTGA
- a CDS encoding aquaporin — translation MTNALAGHPPLVRPPLARRLLAEALGGLLLAALVVGSGIAAQQLSPGQVGLQLVENAAATAAGLYAIILMVGPVSGAHLNPVVTAVDAAFGGLPWRDAAAYLPAQAAGCCGGAILANLMFDGPAVSISTHHRASGAHLLAEVVATAGLILLIFSLTRTARAERAPAAVGAYIGAAYWFTSSTSFANPAISLGRMLSDTFAGIAPASVPPFVVAQVVGGLVGYCLVRVLYPLASAGR, via the coding sequence GTGACGAACGCATTGGCGGGCCATCCGCCGCTGGTACGGCCGCCGCTGGCACGACGGCTGCTCGCCGAGGCGCTGGGCGGCCTGCTGCTGGCGGCACTGGTCGTCGGTTCCGGAATCGCCGCGCAGCAGCTGAGCCCGGGCCAGGTCGGCCTGCAACTGGTCGAGAACGCCGCGGCGACCGCCGCCGGCCTGTACGCGATCATCCTGATGGTCGGGCCGGTGTCCGGCGCCCACCTCAACCCGGTCGTCACGGCGGTCGACGCCGCGTTCGGTGGCCTGCCGTGGCGGGACGCCGCCGCCTACCTGCCCGCCCAGGCCGCCGGCTGCTGCGGAGGCGCGATCCTGGCGAACCTGATGTTCGACGGCCCGGCGGTGTCGATCTCTACGCACCACCGGGCGTCGGGAGCACACCTGCTCGCCGAGGTCGTCGCCACCGCCGGGCTGATCCTGCTGATCTTCTCGCTGACCCGGACCGCCCGCGCGGAACGGGCACCGGCCGCGGTCGGCGCCTACATCGGCGCCGCCTACTGGTTCACCAGCTCCACCAGCTTCGCGAATCCCGCGATCAGCCTCGGACGGATGCTCTCCGACACGTTCGCCGGTATCGCCCCCGCATCCGTCCCGCCCTTCGTCGTCGCCCAGGTCGTTGGTGGCCTGGTCGGCTACTGCCTGGTCCGCGTGCTCTACCCACTGGCGTCTGCCGGGCGGTGA
- a CDS encoding ArsI/CadI family heavy metal resistance metalloenzyme — translation MERVQLALNVSDVDAAVEFYRRLFGAEPAKRRPGYANFAIDAPPLKLVLIENPAARGAGVAGALNHLGIEVGTSDEVSAATARLAGAGLATAVEENTACCYALQDKVWVDDPDGAPWEVYTVLADVAETTRPGATPSAAERAERAGGPGSACDCGPICAPDATASTAVGTVTATTASTAVGTVTATTASTASTAEPGPASTGSCC, via the coding sequence ATGGAGCGGGTGCAGCTGGCGCTGAACGTCTCGGATGTGGACGCGGCGGTGGAGTTCTACCGGAGGCTGTTTGGGGCCGAGCCGGCGAAACGGCGGCCGGGGTACGCGAACTTCGCGATCGACGCGCCGCCGTTGAAGCTGGTCCTGATCGAGAACCCGGCGGCGCGTGGTGCCGGGGTCGCCGGGGCGCTCAACCACCTGGGCATCGAGGTCGGGACGTCCGACGAGGTGTCCGCGGCCACCGCGCGCCTCGCCGGGGCCGGGCTGGCGACGGCGGTGGAGGAGAACACGGCCTGCTGCTACGCCCTGCAGGACAAGGTGTGGGTCGACGACCCGGACGGCGCGCCGTGGGAGGTCTACACGGTGCTCGCCGACGTCGCCGAGACGACCCGTCCAGGTGCGACGCCGTCGGCCGCCGAACGTGCGGAGCGTGCCGGGGGCCCGGGCTCCGCCTGCGACTGCGGCCCGATCTGCGCGCCAGACGCCACCGCATCCACCGCAGTCGGCACAGTCACCGCAACCACCGCATCCACCGCAGTCGGCACAGTCACCGCAACCACCGCATCCACCGCATCCACGGCGGAGCCGGGACCGGCCTCGACCGGCTCCTGCTGCTGA